The genomic stretch CCGGCAAACAGCGAGAGAACCACCTCGCGGGTAATAAGTGCAAGTCCAATCGCTACCAGCGGGGGAATCAGGCTTATCCATGTTCCGTAAAAGCCCGAACCAGCATCATCTGCTTCAGCAAATGCGTGAAGATCGGCCCAGCCCAGGATAAGTAGTGAGGCCGCCGCTGTGACAAATAGAATCAACCACTGTTTTGCGTTCATCATCCCGTAAGGTTAAATACGATCATAATCATTGTCTAAATCACTCAAAAAAAGCGTTGCAAAACCGGGACACAAATTTAGTTCTCATGAAAACTGTTGTATAGGCGTACATGCGAACAAGGTCCCAAATCAGTGTTTGACTCAACTCTGTTACAGCTGTTTTGCAAAGCCATCTGAAAATACAAGCATTACATTTAATTCCAATCCATTTTTATAAAATGATCCTCCGGAATAGAAATTTGATTCATTGACTTGGTCAAAAAGGATTTTTGCAGAACCAATTATTTCTTCTCCATGGTCGATTGAGTTCTAACTTTTTGATATGTTATCAGTTTGGCTTCAACTTGTAATTTACGATTCGGGATAACAGTTTGATGAAAGACAGACACAACCGGAAATATGCAAACCGGCGGAAGAAACTGGCCGCAGACATTCGGAAAAAAGGTATTTCCGATGAACGGGTAATCCAGGCGATTGAACAGATCCCGAGACATCTCTTTGTAGATTCCGCCCTTGAAAAACGCGCGTACGAAGATAGTGCACTGCCCATTTCCTGCGGGCAGACCATCTCGCAGCCGTACACCGTGGCGGCTCAGACAGAACACCTGCAACTTCAAAAGGGTGAAAAAATCCTGGAAATTGGCACCGGTTCTGGGTACCAGGCCGCCATACTTTGCCATATGGGAGCAGAAGTTTACAGTGTGGAACGTCATGAACCGCTATACCTCAGTGCCCGGAAAGTGCTGAAAGATCTCGGATTTCGTCCTCATCTGAAATGCGGGGACGGTACACTTGGCTGGTCGGCTTACGCGCCATATGACGGCATTGTGGTGACCGCCGGTGCGCCTGTCGTCCCGGAAGACCTGATTCAGCAGCTATCGGTCGGCGGGCGTTTGATTGTTCCGGTTGGAGATCAAAAAGTGCAAACCATGACGCGAATTACGCGGGTATCGGAGGATGAATACAAACAGGAGCAGCTAAAACAGTATAAGTTTGTACCGCTGATTGGCGAAAAAGGGTGGGATTGATTAATAGATAAGAGATAAGAGATTATAGGTGATAGATTTTAGATGAAAGATAAACCTCGTCCGTAAAGTTTAATATATAAGCCAGGTGAGGACCAGCAGAATCAGTATCCATACGCCAATTTTGAATGAGAGAGATTGTTTGGGAAATTCGTACCCGCAAATCGGACAAACATCATTCTCTTTTTCAATTTCTACAGCACATCCGGGACATTCTACTTTCTTCATGAATGGGTCAATTTCTATTAGATACAGTTTACTAAGGTTATTGCCATTGGAATGAGGCACTTCTTGTCATTTGCTCATCTTTGACATGATATTAGTATAGAGTATAATTACCCATTATATCGACCGCAAATATTTCTGCCACTGCCAGGCAAGCCGGGTTTTGCAGGTAATCGTTCCGGAGCAGAGCACCAAAACGAGGTTTGCTCGAAGATCGTGGGTCAGAGCCCGCGATGACACTGTTAAAACTATGAGTCTGAACAACGTCTCTAAACGTAATATTCAAAACGTAAAAAACCCCGGCACACCACATGCACCGGGGTTTTTCTTGGGAACGAAAAGAGAACACGTACACTATGTGAATGTGATTCTAAAACGACACGCCTACAACTACATAGAACTGTTCCGTATCGGGATTCAGAATCACTGCGCCACTGAGCGGAATAGAAAATGTATCGGTAATTGTAATCTCCTTGCTGGTTGAAAGGCCAACATTTACAAGTGCAAATTCTCCGTCACTGGAATGCCAGCCATCTCCTGCACCCAGGAAAAGGTCTGCTGCACCCAATGAAAGACCCGCCTCAAAATAGAGATCGCTTCCGGAAGATCCGGCTCCTTCCGCTTCGTTCAGGATGTAATTCCCCGATAGAGAAAAGTTTTCAATTTCAAACCCGGCGTTGAGTTCAAACGCGTGACTGTCTCCATCGAAATATTCCGAACCGGGATAGTAGTAGTCGGTTATTCCAAGGCTCAGTCCGAAGTCAAACTCATACGCAGCATAGAGATCCATCTCCTGGAAGCCCATATACCCGTCTGCTGCGGATCCGTCGATCCCCTGTGATCCCCATGCGCCGATCGCAAATCCTCCCGCGCTGAATTCAACATAAGGCTGAATAGCCGGACCGGAAAATGCCACACCCCGGAATACGTAGGTACTGTAGAGATCAACACCGGTATCTATCTCCTGTGCGGTGGCCGTTTCGGGTTGAAGAGTTAAGCTAAGCGATACACCAAAAATGGCAATCAGTGCAATTTTAATTAGTCTTAATGGTTTCTGAATGATTTTCATAATCGTAGTTTCTTGTATTGGTTATAACAATGAGTTGGGTAATTCGAAAGAATAGAAGGAGCACCGGAATCTGCCTTGGTGCTCCTTCAATTTGGATTGTTTTCCCGGAGCGTTACGCAGTATACTGCCCAAGCTCTGACGTTTTTACCGGAGAAAAATCGGGGTAAGCCTTGTTGCCGTGCTCTGAAATGTCCAGACCATCAGATTCCACTTCAGGTGACACCCGAACTCCCATAACCGCTTTGATTGCAGCAAATACCGCAAATGAGAATACGAAGGTAGCTGAAAGAATCGCCACGGTACCAAGCAGCTGAATGAGAAAGCTTGCAGGTGTGAAAATCCCGACCGCAAGTGTTCCCCAGATTCCGCAAACTCCGTGTACGGATATGGCTCCAACCGGATCATCTAGCTTAAGCTTATCAAACATCAGGATGGAGAAAACCACAATCACACCGGCAGTTGCGCCAACAACTACGGCCGCCATTGGGGAGATCACATCAGCCCCCGCTGTAATTCCCACCAGGCCTGCAAGAATACCGTTCAGCGCCATCGGGGCGTCAAGGCTTTTCATTACAAGCTGTGTGGTAATCATCGCTGCAAGCGCACCGGCACAGGCGGCAAGTGCTGTCGTAACGAATACATAGGATACTTCAACCGGGTCGGCGCTCAGTACCGATCCGCCATTAAATCCAAACCAGCCGATCCAGAGAAGGAAAACACCAACTGTTGCCAGCGGAATGTTGTGTGCTGGTATGGCAAACACTTTGCCATCTTTGAATTTCCCGGAACGTGCCCCGAGAAGAATCACACAGGCAAGACCGGCAATACCACCGACACCATGTACAAGAGTTGATCCCGCAAAGTCGTAAAAGCCAAGTTCGTCTAACCAGCCGCCGCCCCATACCCAGCTCCCGGTAATGGGGTAGGAAATCGCCAGCAGCAGAACTCCGAAAATCATAAATGACGAGAGCTTAATTCGTCCCGTAACACAACCGGAGACAATCGTGGCCGCGGTGGCAGCAAACATCGCCTGGAAAATAAAGTCGCTCCAGATCGTCATATCCTCACCATAAGCCGGCGTAAGCATGCCTACAGGGTCGGAAGCATCAAAGCCGATTCCAAATCCGCCAAATCCGAAAATGCCGTTGAAATCACCGGGATACATGATTTGAAAGCCAATAAAAGCGTAGATGAGTATGCCGGTACAGAGAATAAAAACATTCTTGTAGATGACATTCACAGAATTTTTAGACTGTGTTAAGCCACTTTCCACTGTTGCAAATCCGAGGTGCATTAACAGGACCAGAAAAGCTGCAATCAGAATCCAGAGGTTATCGATAATGAACTTCGTGTAATCAGCAGAAGCCTGAAACTCCTCCATGGTAGAGTAGCC from Rhodohalobacter sp. SW132 encodes the following:
- a CDS encoding ammonium transporter codes for the protein MNKFLKSSILILVLALAAGYVAFDANSEPLTEAVETVAVVESAEMAPPQEGYSTMEEFQASADYTKFIIDNLWILIAAFLVLLMHLGFATVESGLTQSKNSVNVIYKNVFILCTGILIYAFIGFQIMYPGDFNGIFGFGGFGIGFDASDPVGMLTPAYGEDMTIWSDFIFQAMFAATAATIVSGCVTGRIKLSSFMIFGVLLLAISYPITGSWVWGGGWLDELGFYDFAGSTLVHGVGGIAGLACVILLGARSGKFKDGKVFAIPAHNIPLATVGVFLLWIGWFGFNGGSVLSADPVEVSYVFVTTALAACAGALAAMITTQLVMKSLDAPMALNGILAGLVGITAGADVISPMAAVVVGATAGVIVVFSILMFDKLKLDDPVGAISVHGVCGIWGTLAVGIFTPASFLIQLLGTVAILSATFVFSFAVFAAIKAVMGVRVSPEVESDGLDISEHGNKAYPDFSPVKTSELGQYTA
- a CDS encoding TorF family putative porin, with protein sequence MKIIQKPLRLIKIALIAIFGVSLSLTLQPETATAQEIDTGVDLYSTYVFRGVAFSGPAIQPYVEFSAGGFAIGAWGSQGIDGSAADGYMGFQEMDLYAAYEFDFGLSLGITDYYYPGSEYFDGDSHAFELNAGFEIENFSLSGNYILNEAEGAGSSGSDLYFEAGLSLGAADLFLGAGDGWHSSDGEFALVNVGLSTSKEITITDTFSIPLSGAVILNPDTEQFYVVVGVSF
- a CDS encoding protein-L-isoaspartate(D-aspartate) O-methyltransferase — its product is MKDRHNRKYANRRKKLAADIRKKGISDERVIQAIEQIPRHLFVDSALEKRAYEDSALPISCGQTISQPYTVAAQTEHLQLQKGEKILEIGTGSGYQAAILCHMGAEVYSVERHEPLYLSARKVLKDLGFRPHLKCGDGTLGWSAYAPYDGIVVTAGAPVVPEDLIQQLSVGGRLIVPVGDQKVQTMTRITRVSEDEYKQEQLKQYKFVPLIGEKGWD